The Synergistota bacterium genome has a segment encoding these proteins:
- a CDS encoding methyl-accepting chemotaxis protein: MRSIRAKLIVAGVVISLLAVGVTVFIISKLALDSLEKAYLSEAKARVRGILELFESLGNTNMGMAKLIASSSKVNDGLNLGASAGKKVAAFIIGSFLSPIYKGIRSEGVDFVAIYDAKGELVIEQGLNVKGKGAIPESKPVLSVLKAQKNFKTALRGAKGLEVIAYSPVGRKGVVLVGTVLDDELLDKIKGGKHITMSLFDASGNRVATTLVVNGKRVREPIPESAREPVLKQGKESILVTEIGGMLKFAALIPLKDSTGKVVGALGLGVPGDEYLATREGLISRGLMVGGILMVIVIFMSVFMANSISKRIGKIETAASKLAEGDLTYEIEHLGKDEIGIMADALNKAISSLKELVIKVKSESEEVGKTSENVERLGEKLHGMVESEYSEVTSLRSSIESAASAAEETSAGVEEVASSAQAVAEAVGRIEGEANRVVEAAREGVRHVDETVEAVEVVLDSTREVSEAVERLTGSLGEISEIANKIGTIADQTNLLALNAAIEAARAGEAGKGFAVVAEEVRKLAEESNAAASEIGELSRRMVDEMSNLEGMMNKAEGAVKSSVDLVERTRERIEDVMKAIEKVGEDIKEIVSLTETQSAASEEMAAAMDSIVKSVREVMDIINGITQSVEDQRNVSTELKDIGTKLRQEADDLGKILERFKVEESDVKGIAPRG, translated from the coding sequence GTGAGGAGCATAAGGGCGAAGCTCATCGTGGCAGGGGTGGTTATTTCACTTCTGGCGGTGGGGGTAACGGTGTTTATCATATCGAAGCTCGCACTCGATAGTCTTGAAAAGGCCTATCTCTCGGAGGCAAAGGCAAGGGTAAGGGGGATTCTTGAGTTGTTCGAATCTCTTGGGAATACTAATATGGGAATGGCTAAGCTTATAGCCTCGAGCTCGAAGGTTAACGATGGTTTGAATCTTGGAGCCTCAGCGGGTAAAAAGGTAGCGGCGTTTATTATAGGTAGCTTTCTTAGTCCCATATATAAAGGTATAAGAAGTGAGGGAGTGGATTTCGTTGCTATATATGACGCTAAGGGAGAGCTCGTGATAGAGCAGGGGCTTAATGTGAAGGGTAAGGGTGCGATTCCAGAATCGAAGCCGGTCTTAAGCGTTCTTAAGGCACAAAAAAATTTTAAAACTGCTCTTAGGGGGGCGAAAGGATTAGAAGTAATAGCCTACTCTCCCGTTGGAAGGAAAGGAGTTGTTTTGGTCGGGACCGTTTTAGATGATGAGCTTCTCGATAAGATAAAGGGCGGTAAGCATATAACCATGAGCCTGTTTGATGCGAGCGGTAATAGAGTGGCTACAACTCTTGTTGTGAATGGTAAGCGGGTGAGGGAACCCATCCCCGAGTCTGCGAGAGAGCCCGTTTTAAAACAGGGGAAGGAGAGCATATTGGTGACCGAAATAGGCGGTATGCTTAAATTTGCCGCTCTTATTCCGCTGAAGGATTCTACGGGAAAGGTAGTGGGAGCTCTCGGTCTGGGAGTTCCGGGAGATGAGTATCTCGCGACGAGAGAGGGCTTGATATCTCGCGGGCTCATGGTTGGTGGGATTTTGATGGTTATCGTGATATTCATGTCTGTATTCATGGCTAATAGCATATCTAAGAGAATAGGGAAGATCGAAACGGCGGCTTCCAAGCTCGCTGAGGGAGACCTGACATATGAGATAGAGCATTTGGGTAAAGACGAAATAGGAATAATGGCAGATGCTCTTAACAAAGCGATCTCGTCTTTGAAAGAGCTTGTTATTAAGGTTAAGTCTGAGAGCGAGGAAGTAGGCAAGACATCTGAGAACGTCGAAAGGCTTGGTGAGAAGCTCCACGGTATGGTAGAAAGCGAGTATAGTGAGGTTACGAGCCTGCGTAGTAGCATAGAGAGCGCGGCGTCAGCTGCTGAGGAAACGAGCGCTGGCGTTGAGGAAGTGGCTTCCTCAGCACAAGCAGTCGCGGAAGCGGTTGGAAGGATAGAGGGTGAAGCCAATCGCGTGGTTGAGGCGGCTCGCGAGGGAGTAAGGCACGTTGATGAGACGGTTGAGGCGGTTGAGGTCGTTTTGGATAGCACTCGGGAGGTTTCTGAAGCTGTTGAGAGACTCACAGGTAGCTTGGGAGAGATAAGCGAGATAGCTAACAAGATAGGTACCATAGCGGATCAAACCAATCTTCTTGCCTTAAACGCGGCTATAGAGGCTGCTCGCGCTGGTGAGGCTGGAAAGGGATTTGCCGTTGTGGCTGAGGAAGTGAGAAAGCTCGCTGAGGAATCTAACGCAGCTGCTTCCGAGATAGGCGAGCTTTCCAGGAGAATGGTGGATGAGATGAGCAACCTTGAGGGAATGATGAATAAGGCTGAAGGAGCGGTAAAAAGTAGTGTCGATCTCGTAGAGAGAACCCGCGAGAGGATAGAGGATGTCATGAAAGCTATAGAGAAGGTTGGAGAAGACATAAAAGAGATAGTCAGTCTCACGGAGACGCAATCTGCGGCAAGCGAGGAGATGGCTGCTGCTATGGATTCTATAGTGAAGTCTGTTAGGGAAGTTATGGATATAATAAATGGCATAACACAGTCCGTTGAGGATCAGAGAAACGTTTCCACAGAGCTTAAGGATATAGGTACTAAGTTGAGGCAGGAAGCCGATGATCTTGGCAAGATACTTGAGCGCTTTAAGGTGGAGGAAAGCGATGTAAAAGGAATAGCTCCGAGAGGTTGA
- a CDS encoding arsenic efflux protein has translation MLFLKSLNHAFVISFFVINMMIITDYANLLSAGRFSSFLQGRRFASYIIASFLGALPGCLGPFMVVSLYMHGFVSFGALVGTMIATSGDESYLMLALFPRRAILIFLLLFLCGIVFGWLSDILIGRLNIAVCDACDFRCCLDSPPSLIVKPLFKPFRKFSLRRHGAFLLIAILLLLLLLHPDIELWMKFTFLGVGTFSLFVLATASDHYVDEHVIRHALLTHGWKVFLWTFGFLLLLNFLTSRWDVVAFFKERSHFIFASSALAGIIPESGPHMFFSFAYAKGLIPFSILFVNSFVQDGHGLLPLLSHSLKDAAIVKLLNLIFGVVVGGLFYILGF, from the coding sequence TTGCTATTTCTTAAGAGCTTGAATCATGCATTTGTTATAAGCTTTTTCGTAATTAACATGATGATAATAACCGATTATGCGAACCTCCTCTCTGCGGGGAGGTTCTCTTCCTTTCTTCAGGGGAGGAGGTTCGCGAGCTATATTATAGCCTCATTTCTCGGAGCTCTCCCGGGTTGTTTAGGTCCCTTTATGGTCGTTTCGCTTTATATGCATGGCTTTGTGAGCTTCGGAGCGCTGGTTGGAACCATGATAGCTACCTCGGGAGATGAGTCATACCTTATGCTTGCTCTATTTCCAAGACGAGCGATTCTTATTTTCTTACTGCTTTTCCTTTGTGGTATCGTTTTTGGCTGGCTTTCTGATATTCTGATTGGGAGATTAAATATAGCTGTCTGTGATGCATGTGATTTTAGATGCTGTCTTGACTCTCCGCCTTCACTCATCGTTAAACCGCTCTTTAAGCCCTTTAGAAAATTTTCACTAAGAAGACACGGTGCTTTTCTGCTGATAGCGATTCTACTGTTGCTTCTGCTTCTTCATCCTGATATAGAGCTTTGGATGAAATTTACCTTTCTTGGCGTGGGGACGTTTTCTCTTTTTGTTTTGGCCACTGCCTCAGATCACTATGTTGATGAGCATGTTATAAGACACGCTCTTCTTACGCATGGCTGGAAGGTTTTTCTGTGGACATTTGGTTTTCTTCTTCTTCTTAATTTTCTGACAAGCAGATGGGATGTGGTGGCGTTCTTTAAGGAACGCTCACATTTTATCTTTGCTTCAAGTGCGCTCGCGGGAATAATACCTGAATCAGGACCGCATATGTTTTTCTCCTTTGCTTATGCTAAGGGGCTCATTCCGTTTTCGATTCTCTTCGTTAACTCCTTCGTGCAGGATGGGCACGGTCTTCTTCCCTTGCTTTCTCATTCTCTCAAGGATGCGGCTATTGTAAAGCTCTTGAATTTAATTTTCGGTGTAGTAGTGGGGGGACTCTTTTATATTTTGGGTTTCTAA